In a genomic window of Bicyclus anynana chromosome 5, ilBicAnyn1.1, whole genome shotgun sequence:
- the LOC112051974 gene encoding uncharacterized protein LOC112051974: MGNSKSKKVQKEPDKFFERERWKEQKREEKKKKNVNLQKRVAVKDPPLAPSAMLSAPTLGGPVPAPAHVRSYDDEALDLMRYQLNNDSDAFLLNNILLSVQFFENYEREVHQIKNNPISERQHTMDESMVQHHKHVFFADRIQECVQDHIIYQRRPDKSEPLIAPRLFIIYDNVEASEPGDTSDYCAVLDAPFYKLRIEDSKESGYVKLKKLEILESTLPKENEVIPTFNCDDSVYTDSEKESHASDDPPYLDKEDILSKNLQNRNSRNFSSERFDDTVFESVNNKCNDFPSIETSSFNVREEKEVIIGVDGKENLNHDTKPRKSILKQGRRHSEILNKQVDGTQKILQTSHISLDNITAEDTETSGYRSNASSRQTEASETESDYGYATITESTTPKKVELSLQTNHTTTSGVLPDESWVTVNVRSVDWSDDEDDDISSKVSLNRDLYESNHYLSSITFMNDFVDNFILHLGSGLGFPQDTVKNSLTQGASIYCNALKNGSHASYEVFPALIAAWPNTANQWIIRERKIIQNPRTNFSYQWPTKYMVSKAIGFGCLLVPVGFRPKRGINPDQRLQWKVMFPAAERYLESCLAHSHMRCYLFALALHKTFMENETSKIGIDASHIKNHLFWQCEDNYARWPEDRLGESLRLFLRRFYIHFGKSRFPNYFIESCNEFKCIPKPLLLKLQRKLADILETPVMHLLNAVNKLKYTKRDFYPKFNALRLYEILTCKNPWRILNPQIPVVVSNNNESSDSDDDDRIHNIWDKAKAHDKNYQWKKEKLKQLKVRRANTANKKQRKSGKVEIEINKNIILPVKMEIERRRLVLEFFIPHFIAMARSSEKFDALRQAVIYLEQAQRLCYLLREEPAGEGTANEYLDVIRDKLKDCQRKLVNQGGYKLPPRDKSNIERNVPSNLIKKHRPKCEHIINQDSPSEGGSLTQFTFADIHVENNFIQINGTEESKL; the protein is encoded by the exons ATGGGAAATTCGAAATCTAAAAAAGTTCAGAAGGAACCGGACAAGTTTTTCGAACGAGAAAGATGGAAAGAGCAGAAGAGGgaggaaaagaaaaagaagaacgTCAATCTCCAAAAGAGAGTTGCGGTGAAGGATCCACCTTTAGCTCCTTCAGCCATGTTATCAGCACCTACCCTGGGAGGGCCGGTGCCTGCGCCAGCTCATGTGCGGTCTTATGATGATGAAGCCTTAGACCTCATGCGGTACCAACTTAACAACGACAGTGACGCCTTTCTGTTGAACAACATCCTGTTATCCGTGCAGTTCTTCGAAAACTATGAAAG ggAGGtacatcaaattaaaaataatcccaTAAGCGAACGTCAACACACCATGGACGAGTCAATGGTACAACATCACAAGCATGTGTTTTTTGCGGATAGAATTCAAGAGTGTGTCCAAGATCACATAATCTACCAGAGACGGCCTGATAAGTCTGAACCCCTCATAGCACCACGTCTCTTTATAATTTACGATAATGTAGAAGCCAGCGAGCCTGGTGATACTTCTGACTACTGTGCAGTTCTCGAtgcaccattttacaaacttcgGATAGAAGATAGCAAGGAATCAG GGTATGTAAAATTGAAGAAGTTAGAAATTTTAGAAAGCACGCTTCCCAAAGAAAATGAAGTCATACCAACTTTTAACTGTGACGATAGCGTATATACTGATTCAGAAAAAGAATCACATGCATCAGATGATCCACCATATTTAGACAAGGAAGACATCTTAAGTAAAAATCTGCAAAATAGGAATTCCCGTAATTTCAGTTCGGAAAGATTTGATGATACTGTTTTCgaaagtgtaaataataaatgcaaTGATTTTCCCAGTATCGAAACTTCATCATTTAATGTACGTGAAGAAAAAGAAGTCATCATTGGTGTAGATggtaaagaaaatcttaatcatGATACAAAACCcagaaaatcaattttaaaacaagGAAGGCGCCACAGTGAAATCCTAAATAAACAGGTAGATGGTACTCAAAAAATCTTACAAACCAGTCACATATCGCTAGACAATATTACCGCTGAAGATACAGAAACGTCAGGATACCGATCAAATGCAAGCAGTCGTCAAACAGAAGCAAGTGAAACAGAATCTGATTATGGTTATGCAACTATTACTGAATCAACGACACCGAAGAAAGTAGAACTTAGCCTACAGACAAATCATACCACTACATCTGGAGTTTTACCAGACGAAAGTTGGGTAACAGTGAACGTTCGATCAGTTGACTGGAGTGATGACGAGGACGACGACATAAGTTCAAAAGTATCACTAAATAGAGATCTATACGAAAGTAATCATTATCTAAGTTCTATAACATTTATGAATGACTTCGTAGATAATTTCATACTACATTTGGGATCGGGATTGGGATTTCCTCAAGATACCGTAAAGAATTCTTTAACACAGGGAGCTAGTATTTATTGCAATGCTTTAAAGAACGGTTCGCATGCTAGTTATGAAGTTTTTCCAGCCCTCATAGCCGCTTGGCCAAACACCGCCAATCAATGGATTATaagagaaagaaaaataatacaaaatccGAGAACAAACTTTAGTTATCAGTGGCCCACCAAATATATGGTGAGCAAAGCCATTGGCTTTGGTTGTCTATTAGTACCAGTAGGGTTTAGACCAAAAAGGGGCATTAACCCGGATCAAAGGTTACAATGGAAAGTTATGTTTCCAGCAGCAGAACGCTATTTAGAAAGTTGCTTGGCTCATTCTCATATGCGCTGTTATTTATTTGCCTTAGCTTTACACAAAACTTTTATGGAAAATGAAACTTCTAAAATAGGAATCGATGCTAGTCACATCAAAAATCATTTGTTTTGGCAATGTGAAGATAACTATGCTAGATGGCCGGAAGATCGATTAGGCGAGTCGCTAAGGTTGTTTTTGAGAAGGTTTTATATTCATTTCGGAAAGTCTCGGTTTCCAAATTACTTTATCGAAAGTtgcaatgaatttaaatgtattcctAAGCCTCTgctattaaaattacaaagaaaattagCAGACATTCTAGAGACACCTGTTATGCATTTATTAAATGCTGTCAACAAATTGAAATATACAAAAAGAGATTTTTATCCAAAATTTAACGCTCTAAGACTATATGAAATTTTAACTTGCAAAAATCCATGGCGAATTTTAAACCCACAAATACCTGTTGTAGTATCTAACAATAATGAAAGTTCTgacagtgatgatgatgaccgaaTACATAATATATGGGACAAAGCAAAGGCTCATGATAAAAATTATcaatggaagaaagaaaaattgaaACAATTGAAAGTAAGGCGAGCTAATACAGccaataaaaagcaaagaaaatCTGGGAAAGTAGAAatcgaaattaataaaaat ATTATATTACCGGTGAAAATGGAAATAGAACGTCGGCGTTTGGTGCTAGAATTTTTCATACCACATTTCATAGCGATGGCACGTTCGAGTGAAAAGTTCGACGCTTTAAGACAAGCAGTAATTTATTTGGAGCAGGCTCAAAGATTGTGCTACCTTCTGCGAGAAGAACCCGCTGGAGAAGGCACTGCTAATGAGTATTTAGATGTCATTCGTGATAAGTTAAAAGATTGTCAACGTAAACTTGTGAATCAGGGAGGTTACAAATTACCACCGAGAGACAAAAGTAACATAGAACGGAATGTGCCGTCAAATTTGATCAAAAAACATCGGCCAAAATGTGAACACATTATAAATCAGGATTCTCCATCAGAAGGCGGTAGTTTAACACAGTTCACATTTGCAGATATCCATGtggaaaataattttatccAGATCAATGGGACAGAGGAATCGAAATTGTAA